CTCAATTGAATAAGCACAACTAATTTTTGAGTTAGACTTTATAATATTCCTTAAATCTAAGTCTGTAAAAAATAGAGCGGATGATAAGGTCAAGATTTTTTATAGATATTGATTTGATCAGCATTTTTTCTAAAACGTTTATATGACCAAATATATTGTTCAGGTGCACCGTCAATGATTCTTTGCATTTCTTGGTTGAGGCAATCCACAGAATGCTGTAAGTTTTTTGATAAAATTTCATGAGATAGGCGATTGCAATGCACGTCAAAGCTACGATGGTCTGTATTGCGAATGCAGCTTAAACCGATCACATTACATTGTGTTTTCTGTGCAAGTTTAGAAACCAAGGTACTTGAAAGCGTATTTTGCCCATAAAAAAGAGAGTAAATTCCACCGGACTGTTTAGGTACATGGTCAGGTAAAATCACCGTTAATCCCCCCATTTTTAAATGTTTGAAAATTGCTCGAATCCCACTTTCATCTGTTGGGACAAGTTTTGCATTTGATTTTTGACGTGCTTCTAATAAGTATCGGTTAATCCCTGCAACTTTATTCGGTTTGTACATGATGAGAGGTTGGGCGTATACATTGATCCATGCATTTAAAAGCTCCCAACAACCAAAATGTGGAACGACCAGAATAACGCCCTTTTTATTTGCTAATGCATTTACAAAATGCTCTTCACCATAGATATTTTTAAGCAAGCTTAAACTATAAGCAGCAGGCATTCCCCAACATTTGATTGACTCTAGATAGGTCATATATTGGCTTTTGATACTCTCATTGAGCATGACATGATGGTCGGAATCACTTAAAGTGGGATATGCAACTTTTAGATTTATATGGGTATTTCGTTTTATTGAGGAGTTAAAAAACTGCATTATTATTGCAATGCATATGGCAAAGCGTTGTAAGACACCCAATGGAAAGCGTGCTATAAACTTAAGAATATAATACATAAAAAGATCTGACAGATTGAATGATGAGAAAAAATAAATGGAAGAAATAAAATGCTATAAAGATTAGGAATACGTCAGAAACATTGCAGGGCTAAAATACAAGGTATTTGAAAAATCTTATGAACAAAATGAGGATGGAAATGAATGAAATTTCCAACTTTCAAAATATTTATTTTGGCGTACCTCATCATATACACTTTTAAAGTCAGATGAGTTATCAAAAACAATCAAAACATCATTTTAGTCAATATATGGGGAAATATTCATCGTAAAAAATCAAAAACCCTGCACAAAGGCAGGGTTTTATTACTCAAATAAAGAATTAAGCTTCTTTATTTTCAGCTTTTGGTTTTTCACGTAAACGAATGCCAAGGTCACGCAATTGATTTGCTTCAACAGGTGCTGGTGCTTGAGTCAATGGACATTCAGCAGTCTTGGTTTTCGGGAATGCGATTACGTCACGGATTGAAGATGAACCTGTCATCAACATGACAAGACGGTCAAGACCGAATGCTAAACCACCATGCGGAGGCGCACCGAATTTCAATGCATTTAACAAGAAGCTGAATTTCTCCTCTGCTTCTTCTTCAGAAATACCAAGCGCTTCAAAGATCGCTTTTTGCATTTCTAAAGTATAAATACGCAGTGAACCACCACCGATTTCAGTACCGTTCAAGACCATGTCGTAAGCAACTGAAAGTGCTTGACCAGGGTTGTTCTTCACTTCTTCAACACTTGATTTTGGTAGTGTGAATGGGTGGTGAACAGACGTCCATTTACCGTCATCAGTTTCTTCGAACATTGGGAAGTCAACAACCCAAAGTGGTGCCCACTCACAAGTTGCCATGTTCATGTCATGACCGATTTTGATACGTAACGCACCCATTGCATCATTTACAATTTTGGCTTTATCCGCACCGAAGAAGACGATGTCGCCATTTTCAGCGCCAACGCGTTTCAACAAATCAAGCACGATTGGCTCGATGAATTTAACGATTGGAGATTGAAGACCTTCGATACCTTTTTCAAGTTCGTTGACTTTGATATAAGCCAAACCTTTCGCACCGTAGATCCCCACGAATTTAGTATATTCGTCGATTTGGCTACGTGGAAGTGAGCCTGCGCCTGGTACACGAAGTGCAACGATACGACCTTTAGGATCTTTAGCAGGACCTGCGAATACTTTGAATTCAACG
The DNA window shown above is from Acinetobacter piscicola and carries:
- a CDS encoding lysophospholipid acyltransferase family protein, with amino-acid sequence MYYILKFIARFPLGVLQRFAICIAIIMQFFNSSIKRNTHINLKVAYPTLSDSDHHVMLNESIKSQYMTYLESIKCWGMPAAYSLSLLKNIYGEEHFVNALANKKGVILVVPHFGCWELLNAWINVYAQPLIMYKPNKVAGINRYLLEARQKSNAKLVPTDESGIRAIFKHLKMGGLTVILPDHVPKQSGGIYSLFYGQNTLSSTLVSKLAQKTQCNVIGLSCIRNTDHRSFDVHCNRLSHEILSKNLQHSVDCLNQEMQRIIDGAPEQYIWSYKRFRKNADQINIYKKS